One Acidicapsa ligni genomic region harbors:
- a CDS encoding rhamnulokinase, with protein sequence MSGTSHPQDRPAPDPRAPVARALVAIDLGAESCRISLLRWHEDRPEIQLLHRIANGPVQAGPSLHWPLDRILIGVEEGLRKAAASAPEGIRSIAVDGWAVDYVRLSPDGNPLHTPYCYRDERTNAAKAAADTRISPEELFAQTGAQPLRINTAYQLFADNRIGNHAGIDAQTPWLLLPEYILHWLGGRRIAEYTNATHTGLVDIQTKDWSRPIFARLGLSIEAAPPIVCSGSSVGKLTGPLAKLPAFADTELIAPACHDTASAIAAINSGSHTGMEHTAYIVSGTWSLVGTILDSPITSPAARHAGFTNQGSATGGYCFHSNVNGMWILKQCLDHWAQEGRILDLPTLIAEAAQINSIPGILNVDAPELLLAGEMPARINHELTSSSLAAIPATVPDIPGNEPIFARLIFASLAARYAVVLNNLQNLTGRTFHQITILGGGSRNALLSQLTSVSTGLPVITGEIEGSTIGNFAVQLAAKDPTHIPGQPPSPQLIHKWANRLAQKSNPTT encoded by the coding sequence CCATAGACTTAGGCGCCGAGAGCTGCCGCATCTCCCTGCTCCGCTGGCACGAAGATCGGCCAGAAATCCAGCTCCTCCACCGCATCGCCAACGGTCCAGTGCAGGCCGGTCCATCCCTGCACTGGCCGCTCGATCGCATCCTCATCGGAGTCGAAGAAGGCCTGCGCAAAGCCGCCGCATCCGCACCCGAAGGCATCCGCTCCATAGCCGTCGACGGCTGGGCCGTAGATTACGTCCGCCTCAGCCCCGATGGAAACCCGCTCCACACCCCCTATTGCTATCGCGACGAACGCACCAACGCTGCCAAGGCTGCCGCCGACACACGCATCTCCCCTGAAGAACTCTTCGCCCAGACCGGCGCGCAACCGCTACGCATTAACACCGCCTACCAACTCTTCGCCGATAACCGGATTGGCAACCACGCCGGCATCGATGCCCAGACACCCTGGCTCCTGCTCCCCGAATACATCCTGCATTGGCTCGGGGGCCGCCGCATCGCCGAATACACCAACGCCACCCACACCGGTCTGGTCGATATTCAAACCAAAGACTGGTCCCGCCCAATCTTCGCGCGCCTTGGTCTATCCATCGAAGCGGCACCGCCCATCGTCTGCTCCGGCAGCTCCGTAGGCAAACTCACCGGCCCACTCGCCAAACTTCCCGCCTTCGCCGACACCGAACTCATCGCCCCAGCCTGCCACGACACAGCCTCAGCCATCGCAGCAATCAATTCCGGCTCTCACACCGGCATGGAACACACCGCCTACATCGTCTCCGGCACCTGGTCCCTCGTCGGCACCATCCTTGATTCCCCCATCACCAGCCCCGCAGCACGACACGCCGGATTCACCAATCAGGGCTCTGCAACCGGAGGCTATTGCTTCCACTCCAACGTCAACGGCATGTGGATACTGAAGCAATGCCTCGACCACTGGGCCCAGGAAGGCCGCATTCTCGATCTACCAACCCTCATCGCCGAAGCCGCACAAATAAACTCAATCCCCGGCATTCTCAACGTAGACGCGCCTGAACTCCTGCTCGCAGGCGAAATGCCCGCCAGAATCAACCACGAACTCACTTCCAGCAGCCTCGCCGCCATCCCCGCTACCGTGCCCGATATCCCCGGCAACGAGCCCATCTTTGCCCGACTCATCTTCGCCAGCCTCGCCGCCCGCTACGCCGTTGTCCTCAACAATCTCCAGAACCTGACCGGTCGCACCTTCCACCAGATCACCATCCTCGGTGGAGGCAGCCGCAACGCCCTGCTCAGCCAACTCACATCTGTCAGCACCGGCTTGCCCGTCATCACCGGCGAAATCGAAGGCTCAACCATCGGCAACTTCGCCGTCCAGTTGGCAGCCAAGGATCCCACCCATATTCCCGGCCAACCGCCCTCGCCACAACTCATCCACAAGTGGGCAAACCGCCTCGCCCAAAAATCCAACCCCACAACTTAA
- a CDS encoding HAD family hydrolase has product MPILEGQTLLIDADDTLWENNIYFERAIAAFITYLDHQSHTPAEVRHALNQAERETILSHGYGLTSFTQSLITCFDRLTETPITDHQHVQIRSFAQSIADQEIELLPGVAELLPNLAERHRLILMTKGSQAEQADKLSRSGLAPYFSAVEIVAEKNPVTYREVTRRNQCIPNTTWMIGNSPKSDINPALAAGLHTVFIFHKDTWILEHAEIAAAPQGQQLIEVDSFIRLAEIF; this is encoded by the coding sequence ATGCCCATTCTTGAAGGCCAGACTCTCTTAATCGACGCCGACGACACCCTCTGGGAAAACAACATCTACTTCGAACGCGCCATTGCCGCCTTCATCACCTATCTCGATCACCAGAGCCACACCCCCGCCGAAGTTCGCCACGCCCTGAACCAGGCCGAGCGCGAAACCATCCTGTCGCACGGTTACGGCCTCACCAGCTTCACTCAATCCCTCATCACCTGCTTCGATCGCCTCACCGAAACACCCATCACCGACCATCAGCACGTCCAAATCCGCAGCTTCGCTCAAAGCATCGCTGACCAGGAAATCGAACTCTTACCCGGCGTCGCGGAACTGCTCCCCAACCTCGCCGAGCGCCATCGCCTCATCCTCATGACCAAAGGCAGTCAGGCCGAACAAGCCGACAAACTCAGCCGCTCCGGCCTCGCTCCATATTTCTCCGCTGTAGAGATAGTCGCCGAAAAGAACCCTGTAACGTACAGAGAAGTAACTCGTCGCAATCAGTGCATTCCCAATACGACGTGGATGATCGGCAACAGTCCCAAATCGGATATCAATCCCGCGCTCGCCGCAGGCCTCCACACCGTCTTCATCTTTCACAAAGACACATGGATCCTCGAACACGCCGAGATCGCCGCCGCTCCCCAAGGTCAGCAACTCATCGAAGTAGACTCATTCATTCGATTAGCAGAGATTTTCTAA
- a CDS encoding threonine ammonia-lyase, translated as MEPVTLSSIQDARTRIGDAIHFSPCQLSHHLSERIGIPLYLKLENLQRTGSFKERGALNKLLTLTEEERRRGVIAASAGNHAQGVAYHSARLGLRAQIVMPQATPLVKVVSTRGFGAEVILHGANYDEACEEALRRCAEQGLTFIHPFDDPVVISGQGTIGLELLDQVPDLEAVVVPIGGGGLISGIACALKESNPRIRVIGVEPEKLPSMLRAREAGHPITLSPEATIADGIAVRRAGDVTLPLVSRYVDEIVTVDDEEIASAILMLLEQEKTLAEGAGAAALASLLQAKTNLKNRKTAVLVCGGNIDVTLLSKIIERGLVKDGRLLRIRVYLLDRPGALLNLTQILANERANIVETIHNRAYYGVSLSETVIDVTLETRGATHITAISHALREAGFHIERIQ; from the coding sequence TTGGAACCCGTAACCCTATCCAGCATTCAGGACGCGCGCACCCGCATCGGCGACGCCATCCATTTCTCTCCCTGCCAGCTCTCGCACCATCTCTCCGAACGCATCGGCATCCCCCTCTATCTCAAGCTGGAAAACCTCCAGCGCACCGGCTCCTTCAAAGAGCGCGGAGCACTCAACAAGCTCCTCACCCTCACCGAAGAAGAGCGCCGGCGCGGAGTCATCGCCGCCTCCGCCGGTAATCACGCCCAGGGAGTCGCCTACCACTCCGCAAGACTCGGCCTACGCGCCCAGATCGTCATGCCCCAGGCCACCCCGCTCGTGAAAGTCGTCTCCACCCGCGGCTTCGGCGCTGAAGTCATCCTCCACGGTGCCAACTACGATGAGGCCTGCGAAGAAGCCCTCCGTCGCTGCGCCGAACAAGGCCTGACCTTCATTCATCCCTTCGACGATCCAGTCGTCATCAGCGGTCAGGGCACCATCGGTCTCGAACTCCTCGATCAAGTCCCCGACCTCGAAGCCGTCGTCGTCCCCATCGGCGGCGGAGGCCTCATCAGCGGCATCGCCTGCGCCCTCAAAGAGAGCAACCCAAGAATCCGTGTCATCGGCGTCGAGCCCGAAAAACTCCCCTCCATGCTGCGCGCCCGCGAAGCAGGCCACCCCATCACGCTCTCCCCCGAAGCCACCATCGCCGACGGCATCGCCGTCCGTCGCGCCGGAGACGTCACCCTCCCCCTCGTCAGCCGCTACGTCGATGAAATCGTCACTGTAGACGATGAAGAAATCGCCAGCGCCATCCTCATGCTCCTCGAACAGGAAAAAACATTAGCCGAAGGCGCAGGAGCAGCCGCGCTCGCCAGCCTCCTCCAGGCCAAAACCAATCTGAAAAATCGCAAAACCGCTGTCCTCGTCTGCGGCGGCAACATTGACGTCACTCTGCTCTCCAAAATCATCGAGCGCGGCCTCGTCAAAGACGGTCGCCTGTTGCGAATTCGCGTCTACCTCCTCGACCGCCCCGGCGCATTGCTCAATCTCACCCAGATCCTAGCCAACGAGCGCGCCAACATCGTCGAAACCATCCACAACCGCGCCTACTACGGCGTAAGTCTCTCTGAAACTGTCATCGACGTCACCCTCGAAACCCGTGGCGCCACCCACATCACCGCCATCAGCCACGCCCTGCGCGAAGCCGGATTCCACATCGAAAGAATCCAGTAG
- a CDS encoding mechanosensitive ion channel family protein has protein sequence MSTPPLPAPQPVSLLRRFHFQRARLIFLGVLVAIFALCMVFIWTTRDAMVHLPFLSVQGQRISTSNVRKSVVDIGPWETAEALAPLAVTSEESTYANEAQRLADHEVDQAFTFALRQPPSIQSSTQSSPQPSAQGKPSSEAQDLAQKVAQLNQQIKDDQAQIKLLTPNGVQPAPNSTEADNLDILKAQLSLDGDVLNDAQDQLARATGDQRPQIQQELTAHEAAMAKLDAKAKRGEVAVISLQRYSTLAGRIEAWLAQNSRYQLIQQAKDEAWADTASLEADYNRLEAQAGKSSRDNAQANAAQDHATRLAALKQQGQLQQLIGICNDRIHTQKQLANLYDKWAIQVQLQHRIVLHLILQSIAMIAFILICVTLFTSIIHRWMERPGLDPRRTQTLRTIFQLSVQILGIVMIMFVVFGVPKQVSTVIGLATAGLTVALQDFIIAFLGWFVLMGKNGIRLGDSVEINGVTGEVIELGLFRTAILETGNSTEEGHPTGRRVAILNKFAVNGQYFNFSTASQWMWDEISVNVPESENSYTIIEQIHKAILKETDQDAHKAEQEWKRSSRLNGLTQFGGSAQVNLRPASPGINVLVRYVTRAADRFDRRNLLYQTVIDVLHKQAGIVPAK, from the coding sequence ATGTCCACCCCACCGCTCCCCGCGCCGCAGCCCGTTTCGCTCCTGCGCAGATTTCATTTCCAGCGAGCGCGTCTCATCTTCCTCGGTGTTCTCGTAGCCATCTTCGCACTCTGCATGGTCTTCATCTGGACCACCCGCGACGCCATGGTTCATCTCCCTTTCCTGTCCGTGCAAGGGCAGCGCATCTCAACCTCCAACGTTCGCAAATCCGTAGTCGATATCGGTCCCTGGGAAACCGCCGAAGCCCTCGCGCCCCTCGCTGTTACCTCTGAAGAAAGCACCTACGCCAACGAAGCGCAACGCCTCGCCGATCATGAAGTAGATCAGGCCTTCACCTTCGCTCTTCGCCAGCCGCCTTCAATCCAGTCCTCGACCCAGTCATCGCCCCAACCCTCGGCCCAGGGCAAACCGAGCAGCGAAGCCCAGGATCTCGCCCAAAAGGTCGCCCAGCTCAACCAGCAGATCAAAGACGATCAGGCGCAAATCAAGCTCCTCACGCCCAACGGAGTTCAGCCCGCCCCCAACAGCACCGAGGCCGACAATCTCGACATCCTGAAAGCGCAGCTAAGCCTCGATGGCGACGTCCTCAACGACGCTCAGGATCAGCTTGCCCGCGCCACCGGCGACCAGCGCCCGCAAATCCAACAGGAGCTGACCGCGCACGAAGCCGCAATGGCCAAGCTCGATGCCAAGGCCAAAAGAGGCGAAGTCGCCGTCATCTCCCTGCAACGCTACTCCACACTCGCCGGCCGCATCGAGGCGTGGCTCGCTCAAAACTCCCGCTATCAGCTCATCCAGCAGGCCAAAGATGAGGCGTGGGCCGATACCGCATCCCTCGAAGCCGATTACAACCGCCTCGAAGCCCAGGCTGGCAAATCCTCGCGGGACAATGCGCAAGCCAATGCCGCGCAGGACCACGCCACACGCCTCGCCGCCCTCAAGCAGCAAGGCCAGCTACAACAGCTCATCGGCATCTGCAACGACCGCATCCACACGCAAAAACAACTCGCGAACCTCTACGACAAGTGGGCTATTCAGGTCCAGCTACAGCACCGCATCGTCCTCCATCTCATCCTGCAATCCATCGCAATGATTGCCTTCATCCTCATCTGCGTCACGCTCTTCACCAGCATCATCCACCGCTGGATGGAGCGTCCCGGCCTCGATCCGCGCCGCACGCAGACCCTCCGCACCATCTTCCAGCTCAGCGTGCAGATCCTCGGCATCGTGATGATCATGTTCGTTGTCTTCGGCGTGCCCAAACAGGTTTCCACCGTCATCGGCCTGGCCACCGCCGGCCTCACCGTTGCCCTGCAGGACTTCATCATCGCCTTCCTCGGCTGGTTCGTTCTCATGGGCAAAAACGGCATCCGCCTCGGCGACTCAGTAGAGATCAACGGAGTCACCGGCGAAGTCATCGAACTCGGCCTCTTCCGCACCGCAATCCTCGAAACCGGCAACTCCACCGAAGAAGGTCACCCCACCGGCCGCCGCGTCGCCATCCTGAATAAGTTCGCCGTCAATGGTCAGTACTTCAACTTCTCCACCGCCAGCCAGTGGATGTGGGATGAAATTTCCGTCAACGTCCCCGAATCCGAAAACAGCTACACCATAATTGAGCAGATTCACAAAGCCATTCTCAAAGAAACGGATCAGGACGCCCACAAAGCCGAGCAGGAATGGAAACGCTCTTCACGCTTGAACGGCCTAACCCAGTTCGGAGGCAGCGCCCAGGTCAATCTCCGCCCAGCGTCTCCCGGAATCAACGTGCTTGTCCGCTACGTAACCCGGGCTGCGGATCGCTTCGACCGTCGCAACCTCCTCTATCAAACCGTGATCGATGTCCTCCACAAACAGGCAGGAATCGTCCCGGCAAAATAG
- the secG gene encoding preprotein translocase subunit SecG yields MQFLLYATIVLHVIVCLFLIGVVLLQQGKSADLAGTFGGQGSQTAFGPRAAANLLTKMTSWAAALFMITSISLTILYLRSNGSSSSVFSGMKGTAPVSAPAKPGK; encoded by the coding sequence ATGCAATTTTTGCTGTATGCAACTATCGTTCTTCACGTGATCGTATGCCTCTTCCTCATCGGCGTCGTTCTGCTTCAGCAAGGTAAGAGCGCAGACCTCGCCGGCACCTTCGGCGGACAAGGTTCACAAACCGCCTTCGGTCCTCGTGCAGCAGCTAACTTGCTCACCAAGATGACCAGCTGGGCCGCCGCGCTCTTCATGATCACCTCGATTTCGTTGACCATCCTTTATCTCCGCTCTAACGGTTCCAGCTCCTCAGTGTTTTCCGGAATGAAGGGCACAGCCCCAGTCTCTGCCCCAGCCAAGCCCGGCAAATAA
- a CDS encoding MBL fold metallo-hydrolase — protein sequence MTVAPIIETFPVGPLQCNCTILGDPATGEAIVIDPGDDITRIHRRLTGQNLKLKQILITHAHIDHIGGALKLKRLTGAPILLNENDIPLLQMMEVQAGWIGIDTPETESPDASLKDGLKVGLDAYPAQVIHTPGHTQGSVCLHFAPLNLLVAGDTLFARSIGRTDLPGGNGRQIIDSIKTRLLVLPEETKVLPGHGPATTIGQEKNRNPFLI from the coding sequence ATGACCGTCGCCCCAATCATCGAAACCTTCCCCGTAGGCCCACTCCAATGCAACTGCACCATCCTGGGCGACCCTGCAACCGGCGAAGCCATCGTCATCGATCCCGGCGACGACATCACCCGCATCCATCGCCGCCTGACCGGCCAGAACCTCAAGCTCAAACAAATCTTGATCACCCACGCCCACATCGACCACATCGGCGGAGCACTCAAGCTCAAACGCCTCACCGGAGCACCCATCCTCCTCAATGAAAACGACATCCCTCTCTTGCAGATGATGGAAGTTCAGGCCGGTTGGATAGGCATCGACACCCCGGAAACCGAGTCCCCCGACGCCAGCCTCAAGGACGGCCTCAAAGTCGGCTTGGACGCCTATCCAGCCCAGGTCATTCACACCCCCGGCCACACCCAGGGCAGCGTCTGCCTGCACTTCGCTCCACTCAATTTGCTCGTCGCAGGCGATACCCTGTTCGCCCGCAGCATAGGCCGCACCGACCTGCCCGGCGGCAACGGTCGTCAGATCATCGACTCTATCAAAACTCGCCTGCTGGTTTTGCCAGAAGAGACCAAAGTCCTCCCAGGCCACGGCCCTGCCACCACCATAGGCCAGGAAAAGAACCGCAACCCATTCCTCATATAA
- a CDS encoding M28 family metallopeptidase encodes MTRIRIFAAAFLLPTLIVPPPTAFAQKEFKGKVAAQLDGYSKTASDSEKQWEEKFRALPVPDAIRENMRQLSARPHHVGSAYDKANAEWMLARFKEWGWDAQIENFYVLFPTPKERLLELVAPTKFTASLKEPAVKEDPTSGQTDEQLPTYNAYSGDGDVTGPLVYVNYGAREDYEELDRLGISVKGAVVIARYGGAWRGIKPKVAAEHGAVGCIIYSDPANDGYGVADSYPAGAGRPKDGVQRGGVNDTAFPGDPLTPGVGATKDAKRLDRKDTPIITKIPVLPISYADATPLLQAITGKVAPAAWRGGLPLTYHLGQGLDAASAPSVARVHLKMFSNWDIKPLYDVIAKIPGSVEPDEWVIRGNHHDAWVNGADDPISGMSAELEEARSLGELVKQGWRPRRTIVYCAWDGEEPGLLGSTEWVETHIDELKQKAVMYLNSDSTGRGYFFMEGSHGLEHFINGVAADVIDPEKKISIVERTRKLEISRAKGSDRAEARSRPDLRIGALGDGSDYTSFLDFAGVPALDLGFGGEDRGSQYHSIYDDFYWYTHFADTDFVYGRALAQTAGSAVMRMADAQLIPYNFNNTAETIGTYVDEVKSLLKSEQDEIAEKNREIAEGVFEATNDPKNPLAAPKKEEMPPFLNFAPLENGATVLTSTAREYEEAVKAAEANGGAALDGAGIDAVNQLLIQTERAFFDPAGLPGRSWFKHQIYAPGAYTGYGVKTLPAVREAIEQRKWAVAEGATVSVGKVLGNESAVIKAATEKLESLVPAGASRPENSGGNLGGNLGRK; translated from the coding sequence ATGACCCGTATTCGGATTTTTGCCGCTGCGTTTTTGTTGCCTACATTGATTGTTCCTCCGCCCACAGCATTTGCCCAGAAAGAGTTCAAGGGGAAGGTTGCTGCGCAGCTTGATGGGTATTCGAAGACTGCTTCGGATAGCGAGAAGCAGTGGGAGGAGAAGTTTCGTGCGCTGCCGGTTCCGGATGCGATCAGGGAGAATATGCGGCAGTTGTCGGCGCGTCCTCATCATGTTGGTTCTGCGTATGACAAGGCGAATGCGGAGTGGATGCTGGCGAGGTTCAAGGAGTGGGGATGGGATGCGCAGATCGAGAATTTTTATGTGCTGTTTCCTACTCCGAAGGAGCGATTGCTGGAGTTGGTTGCGCCTACGAAATTCACTGCGAGCTTGAAGGAGCCAGCGGTGAAGGAGGATCCGACATCGGGGCAGACGGATGAGCAGTTGCCGACGTACAACGCGTATTCAGGCGACGGAGATGTGACGGGGCCGCTGGTGTATGTGAACTACGGGGCGCGCGAGGATTATGAAGAGCTGGACCGGCTGGGGATTTCGGTCAAGGGCGCGGTGGTTATTGCACGCTATGGCGGTGCGTGGCGAGGCATCAAGCCGAAGGTCGCGGCGGAGCATGGAGCGGTAGGGTGCATCATTTATTCGGACCCGGCAAACGATGGATATGGGGTTGCGGATTCGTATCCTGCGGGCGCGGGGCGGCCCAAGGATGGTGTGCAGCGAGGCGGTGTGAACGATACGGCTTTTCCGGGTGATCCGCTGACGCCGGGTGTGGGTGCGACGAAGGATGCGAAGCGGCTTGATCGGAAGGATACGCCGATCATTACGAAGATTCCGGTGCTGCCGATCTCATATGCGGATGCTACTCCGCTGCTGCAGGCGATTACGGGCAAAGTGGCTCCGGCTGCGTGGCGTGGCGGTTTGCCGCTGACGTATCACCTGGGGCAAGGGCTGGATGCGGCGTCGGCGCCGAGTGTGGCGCGGGTGCATCTGAAGATGTTTTCGAACTGGGATATCAAGCCGCTGTATGACGTGATTGCGAAGATTCCGGGAAGCGTGGAACCGGATGAATGGGTGATTCGCGGGAACCATCACGATGCATGGGTGAATGGCGCGGACGATCCGATTTCTGGCATGTCGGCGGAGTTGGAGGAGGCGCGGTCACTCGGTGAATTGGTGAAGCAGGGGTGGAGGCCACGGCGGACGATTGTGTATTGCGCGTGGGATGGTGAAGAGCCGGGGCTGTTGGGGTCGACCGAATGGGTGGAGACGCACATTGACGAGCTGAAGCAGAAAGCAGTGATGTATTTGAATAGCGACTCGACGGGCAGGGGCTATTTCTTCATGGAGGGTTCGCATGGGCTGGAGCACTTTATCAATGGAGTGGCGGCTGATGTGATCGATCCGGAGAAGAAGATTTCGATTGTGGAGCGGACGCGGAAGCTGGAGATTTCGCGCGCTAAGGGAAGCGATCGCGCTGAGGCTCGGAGCAGGCCGGATTTGCGGATTGGGGCGCTCGGGGATGGTTCGGACTACACATCCTTTTTGGATTTTGCAGGGGTTCCGGCGCTGGATTTAGGATTTGGTGGCGAAGATCGCGGGAGCCAGTATCACTCGATTTATGACGATTTTTACTGGTATACGCATTTCGCCGATACAGATTTTGTATATGGGCGAGCGCTGGCTCAGACGGCGGGAAGTGCCGTGATGCGAATGGCAGATGCGCAATTGATTCCGTATAACTTTAACAATACTGCGGAAACCATTGGTACGTATGTGGATGAAGTGAAGAGCCTGCTGAAGAGCGAGCAGGATGAGATTGCGGAAAAGAACAGGGAGATCGCCGAGGGAGTCTTTGAGGCGACGAACGATCCGAAAAATCCGCTTGCTGCTCCCAAGAAAGAAGAGATGCCGCCATTTCTGAATTTTGCGCCGCTGGAGAATGGCGCGACGGTCTTGACGTCCACGGCGCGGGAGTACGAAGAGGCCGTGAAGGCTGCTGAGGCGAATGGAGGGGCAGCGCTGGATGGAGCTGGGATCGATGCCGTGAACCAGTTGTTGATACAGACGGAGCGGGCGTTCTTCGATCCGGCTGGGCTGCCGGGGCGCTCCTGGTTCAAGCACCAGATTTATGCTCCCGGGGCCTATACGGGGTATGGCGTGAAGACGCTGCCGGCGGTTCGTGAGGCGATTGAGCAGCGCAAGTGGGCTGTTGCCGAGGGGGCTACTGTTTCGGTGGGTAAGGTGTTGGGGAATGAGAGTGCGGTGATCAAGGCGGCTACGGAGAAGTTGGAGTCGCTGGTGCCGGCTGGGGCATCCAGACCTGAGAACTCGGGCGGGAATCTGGGTGGGAACCTGGGCAGGAAGTAG
- a CDS encoding lipopolysaccharide biosynthesis protein has protein sequence MPLLLLLPFWLSFPKGICFSNPKSTTTLTSPAVQPRPSRNARNTAPQYLVCNWFITGQHGIQQVFRGSKSLLGRHKARTREWSKLIGITGGAQLIVQAIGFISGILIIRRLTTAEYAYYTIATAMLSTMTALADGGIGAGVISQGGKVWQDKVQLGKVIVTGLSLRRKFAIMSTLAAPVLVYFLRIHGASWAAALFVLACLVPTFLASLSDSLLEIAPKLRQDIPPLQKNQIVAAAGRAVLTVLAIFTVPLAATAVLATGISRTYANIRLRTISRNYADMTQKPDPEVQKNILTVVYRILPASLYYCISGQVTIWAISIFGTTAAVGQLGGLTGLSQAMTVLTVLCTTLLVPRFARLPEIRSVLVKRFIIAQIGLFALSGVVILGAMFFGPQILWLLGKSFGGLTKELTIAFAAACATLISATTSQLLSARGIVVPPYVFIPYAVAVQVGLAFLMPLQQVSGALLYGLCSSMAIYALRLGYFAFNMK, from the coding sequence TTGCCTTTGCTTCTGCTCTTGCCCTTCTGGCTGTCATTCCCGAAGGGAATCTGCTTCTCCAACCCCAAATCGACCACCACCCTCACTAGCCCGGCAGTTCAACCGCGTCCATCCCGCAATGCGCGAAACACAGCACCGCAGTACCTCGTCTGCAATTGGTTCATCACTGGTCAGCATGGTATACAACAAGTATTCAGAGGGAGCAAAAGCCTGCTAGGACGCCATAAAGCCAGAACACGAGAGTGGAGCAAATTAATCGGTATTACCGGCGGCGCCCAGCTCATTGTCCAAGCAATTGGATTTATCAGTGGCATCCTCATCATTCGCCGCCTGACCACTGCTGAATACGCCTACTACACCATCGCCACAGCCATGCTCAGTACCATGACCGCGCTCGCAGATGGCGGCATTGGCGCGGGCGTTATCTCCCAGGGCGGTAAAGTCTGGCAGGATAAAGTACAGCTCGGCAAAGTCATCGTCACCGGACTGTCGCTCCGCCGGAAGTTCGCCATCATGAGTACCCTTGCTGCACCGGTACTCGTCTACTTCCTTCGGATTCACGGTGCCAGTTGGGCAGCAGCCTTGTTCGTACTCGCCTGTCTGGTTCCCACCTTCCTCGCGTCCCTGTCCGACAGTCTTCTCGAAATCGCACCCAAGCTCCGCCAGGACATTCCACCGCTTCAAAAAAACCAGATTGTTGCCGCTGCCGGACGAGCCGTCCTCACTGTTCTCGCAATATTCACAGTGCCTCTCGCAGCCACCGCCGTGCTCGCTACCGGCATCTCCCGCACCTACGCCAACATTCGCCTTCGCACCATTTCGCGTAACTATGCGGACATGACCCAGAAGCCTGACCCGGAGGTGCAAAAAAATATCCTCACCGTCGTCTACCGCATCCTCCCGGCATCGCTCTACTACTGCATCTCCGGGCAAGTCACCATCTGGGCAATCTCCATCTTCGGCACCACCGCGGCCGTCGGGCAACTCGGTGGACTCACCGGCCTCTCCCAGGCCATGACTGTCCTCACCGTCCTTTGCACCACACTTCTCGTCCCTCGATTCGCGCGCCTTCCCGAAATTAGATCCGTTCTCGTCAAACGCTTCATCATCGCCCAGATCGGCCTGTTCGCTCTGAGCGGAGTAGTCATCCTGGGCGCGATGTTCTTCGGACCCCAGATTCTCTGGCTTCTCGGCAAATCCTTCGGCGGCCTCACAAAAGAGCTCACCATCGCCTTCGCCGCCGCATGCGCCACCCTTATCAGCGCCACAACCAGCCAGCTACTCTCAGCCCGTGGCATCGTCGTTCCGCCGTATGTATTCATTCCCTATGCCGTTGCAGTTCAGGTCGGACTAGCCTTCCTCATGCCCCTGCAGCAGGTCTCCGGAGCCCTGCTCTACGGACTCTGCAGCTCAATGGCTATTTACGCGTTGCGACTCGGTTACTTCGCATTTAACATGAAGTAA